In one window of Microbacterium dextranolyticum DNA:
- a CDS encoding glycosyltransferase, with product MPSRVHALLVVRPEGRASADIQLQRTLDALRAQSRPVDALTIILCDADAAVHAIAAGSTAEAVVSADRGTSFADALALGSRRMDGDAVWILSQDSSPEPDALARLAGALETAPSVAFAAPKLVRADKKKRIVSLGVSMTRFGRTIGLADGERDQGQHDAGEDVLGADVRGILVRADAWKGLGGLDRALAGADEGLDLGVRARLRGGRVVLAPTAIVSVSRHETSPMRTAYRQRTAQLHRRLTYAPVAAVPLHWLSLLPLAVLRTIIALLEKRPSRILPEWGAAATVLVRVAAVARTRHGIRTTRRVSWAQLAPLRVTERALRERLDDAGSADTHRAELRFFSGGGAWIVLGALVLSVVAFLSLVTWPVLGGGALAPLRATLGTLWADAAYGARPLGWETIGPADPFSAVIAALGSLWPAAPSRVMVALWLLAMPLAALGGWFAATRFSDRAVVRALVAVGWCLAPSLLDALMTGRPTVVIAHLLLPWLVWTATVAHRSWSAAGVGSLIAAVIVACAPSLAPALVLCWAIALLLTATLAHGRGIARVLWLVVPAAVAFAPLAWRRVTTGDLWSLLADPGLPLGDPSGTDLLRRLHVALGFPGADGWGALSGPQIALWTPLLVAPLLVLALAAPIIARTLPAAILAVAGLGALATALAAIGVSVASDGTSAVTLWPGAALSLYWLAALCSAALALDALPDRARVRAPLAVLVMATLAVSAVPALTALMRGTATISASSTSTLPAYVEAEGRDGLGTATFVLTPARDGAVVTDIVWGSTAALGGQTTLRSARLAADPGDEVSSALAAQLVSDPKGSAVGELAAHGIAYVLLTDPTSSSADAAASMRLQAEASLDQRDDLEIVGDTAKGKLWRVTTPVQERPPVDSGRAWRIALVQIGVVLVALLLAVPTRHSLAEARRRPRVVGRDRAARPGGRTPARAMRKTPAIAASEAGAPEPGAEPQTDPQADTEGGSR from the coding sequence ATGCCCTCCCGAGTTCACGCGTTGCTGGTCGTGCGCCCCGAGGGGCGCGCGTCCGCGGACATCCAGCTGCAGCGGACCCTCGACGCGCTCCGTGCGCAGTCGCGTCCGGTCGATGCGCTCACCATCATCCTGTGCGACGCGGATGCCGCGGTGCATGCCATCGCCGCCGGTTCGACCGCCGAGGCCGTGGTCTCCGCCGATCGCGGCACGAGCTTCGCCGATGCCCTCGCCCTCGGCTCGCGCCGGATGGACGGGGACGCGGTCTGGATCCTCAGTCAGGATTCCTCGCCCGAGCCCGACGCCCTCGCCCGGCTGGCCGGCGCTCTCGAGACGGCACCGTCGGTCGCATTCGCGGCGCCCAAGCTGGTGCGGGCCGACAAGAAGAAGCGGATCGTCTCGCTGGGCGTCTCGATGACGCGATTCGGTCGCACCATCGGTCTCGCCGACGGGGAACGCGATCAGGGGCAGCATGATGCGGGTGAAGACGTGCTCGGGGCGGACGTTCGCGGCATCCTCGTCCGGGCGGATGCCTGGAAAGGCCTGGGCGGTCTCGACCGTGCCCTCGCCGGGGCCGACGAAGGTCTCGACCTCGGCGTGCGTGCGCGCCTGCGCGGAGGACGTGTCGTGCTCGCGCCGACGGCGATCGTGTCGGTCTCGCGCCACGAGACCTCGCCGATGCGCACCGCCTACCGTCAGCGCACCGCTCAGCTTCACCGTCGCCTGACCTACGCCCCGGTTGCCGCCGTGCCGCTGCACTGGCTGAGCCTGCTGCCGCTGGCCGTGCTGCGGACGATCATCGCCCTGCTCGAGAAGCGCCCGTCGCGGATCCTTCCCGAATGGGGGGCGGCCGCCACCGTCCTGGTCCGTGTCGCCGCCGTCGCGCGGACGCGCCACGGCATCCGCACGACGCGCCGCGTCTCATGGGCGCAGCTCGCGCCGTTGCGCGTCACCGAGCGCGCGTTGCGCGAACGTCTGGACGATGCGGGATCGGCAGACACGCATCGCGCGGAACTGCGCTTCTTCAGCGGCGGGGGTGCCTGGATCGTGCTCGGCGCCCTCGTGCTCTCCGTCGTGGCCTTCCTCTCGCTGGTGACGTGGCCCGTGCTGGGTGGGGGCGCTCTGGCACCCCTGCGCGCAACGCTGGGAACGCTCTGGGCGGATGCCGCGTACGGCGCCCGACCGCTCGGCTGGGAGACGATCGGCCCGGCCGACCCCTTCAGCGCCGTGATCGCCGCACTCGGCTCGCTGTGGCCCGCCGCCCCGTCGCGCGTCATGGTCGCGCTGTGGCTGCTGGCGATGCCGCTGGCGGCGCTCGGCGGCTGGTTCGCCGCGACGCGGTTCAGTGACCGTGCGGTCGTCCGCGCACTCGTGGCCGTGGGATGGTGCCTGGCGCCGAGCCTTCTCGACGCCCTCATGACCGGGCGTCCGACGGTGGTCATCGCCCACCTTCTGCTGCCGTGGCTGGTCTGGACCGCGACCGTGGCGCATCGCTCCTGGAGCGCCGCCGGCGTCGGCTCGCTCATCGCCGCCGTCATCGTCGCCTGCGCCCCCTCTCTCGCCCCGGCCCTGGTGCTCTGCTGGGCGATCGCCCTGCTCCTGACGGCGACCCTGGCGCACGGCCGAGGAATCGCCCGCGTGCTGTGGCTCGTCGTTCCGGCCGCCGTCGCGTTCGCGCCGCTCGCCTGGCGGCGTGTCACGACGGGCGACCTGTGGTCGCTCCTGGCCGATCCGGGCCTGCCTCTCGGCGACCCCTCCGGCACCGACCTGCTGCGTCGACTCCACGTGGCTCTCGGCTTCCCCGGGGCCGACGGCTGGGGTGCGCTGAGCGGTCCGCAGATCGCGCTCTGGACACCGCTTCTCGTCGCGCCCCTGCTCGTGCTCGCGCTGGCCGCCCCGATCATCGCCCGGACGCTGCCGGCTGCGATTCTCGCCGTCGCCGGTCTCGGCGCCCTCGCGACGGCCCTCGCCGCGATCGGCGTATCCGTGGCATCCGACGGCACGTCCGCCGTCACCCTCTGGCCCGGCGCCGCGCTCAGCCTGTACTGGCTCGCGGCGCTCTGCTCCGCCGCGCTCGCGCTCGACGCGCTTCCGGATCGGGCGCGCGTCCGCGCACCGCTCGCCGTCCTCGTCATGGCGACCCTCGCGGTCAGCGCCGTTCCGGCCCTCACCGCCCTGATGCGCGGCACGGCCACCATCTCCGCGTCGTCGACGAGCACGCTGCCCGCCTACGTCGAGGCAGAGGGACGCGACGGGCTCGGCACGGCGACGTTCGTGCTGACCCCCGCCCGCGACGGCGCCGTGGTGACCGACATCGTCTGGGGATCGACGGCCGCACTGGGCGGCCAGACGACGCTGCGCTCCGCGCGCCTCGCCGCCGATCCGGGCGACGAGGTCTCCTCGGCTCTCGCGGCCCAGCTCGTCTCCGACCCGAAGGGATCGGCGGTGGGCGAGCTCGCCGCGCACGGAATCGCCTACGTCCTCCTCACCGATCCGACGTCGTCGAGCGCGGATGCCGCAGCGAGCATGCGTCTGCAGGCCGAGGCATCCCTCGACCAGCGCGACGATCTCGAGATCGTCGGCGATACCGCCAAGGGCAAGCTCTGGCGCGTGACGACCCCCGTGCAGGAGCGGCCGCCCGTCGACTCGGGTCGCGCCTGGCGTATCGCTCTGGTGCAGATCGGCGTCGTACTGGTGGCGCTGCTGCTCGCGGTGCCGACGCGCCACTCGCTCGCCGAGGCACGACGCCGGCCGCGCGTCGTCGGACGTGACCGTGCGGCACGCCCCGGGGGGCGCACTCCCGCGCGTGCGATGAGAAAGACCCCTGCTATCGCCGCGTCGGAGGCAGGCGCCCCCGAACCCGGCGCCGAGCCGCAGACCGATCCGCAGGCCGACACCGAGGGAGGCTCGCGATGA
- a CDS encoding WhiB family transcriptional regulator produces the protein MAEYRSGVPDNWFVDPVNLGVPGVRRPAEADVDAALAWQADALCAQTDPEAFFPEKGGSTRDAKRICTTCDVRDQCLEYALQNDERFGIWGGLSERERRKLKRRA, from the coding sequence ATGGCCGAATACCGTTCCGGGGTTCCCGACAACTGGTTCGTCGACCCGGTGAACCTCGGTGTTCCCGGGGTGCGCCGTCCGGCGGAAGCCGATGTCGACGCCGCCCTCGCCTGGCAGGCGGACGCACTGTGCGCACAGACCGATCCCGAAGCGTTCTTCCCTGAGAAGGGCGGCTCGACGCGCGACGCCAAGCGGATCTGCACCACGTGCGACGTGCGCGACCAGTGCCTCGAGTACGCCCTGCAGAACGACGAGCGCTTCGGAATCTGGGGCGGACTCAGCGAGCGCGAGCGTCGCAAGCTCAAGCGTCGCGCCTGA
- the manA gene encoding mannose-6-phosphate isomerase, class I — protein sequence MLIPISNVPRDYSWGSTELIPALLGRTPTGGPEAEIWYGDHPGNPSLVTGGSGQTLDVALAAAGEQPLPYLLKLLAAGSSLSIQAHPTKAQAEEGFAREEAAGIARDAADRLYRDDNHKPEIIVALSDEFHALVGIRELGTTRRLLHVLLDAQGETGGALAHLDALLSTEDETAVRNALEWALTEASAADVAQLTAALDTATGDSFAAEVASLRVAAGDFPGDAGLFVALLMNLVVLRRGEALFAPAGVLHAYQSGLGVELMAASDNVLRGGLTPKHVDVPELLRVLDPATGPAPLVEPQVLEPGVELFAPPVPDFALVRAELEGEGHRIARRGPAIVLATVGRVTVASAGESVLLAPGEAVYVGGADDDLVLTGAGEAFVAQPGAPI from the coding sequence ATGCTGATCCCCATCTCGAACGTCCCGCGTGATTACTCCTGGGGGTCGACGGAGCTGATCCCCGCGCTCCTCGGCCGTACGCCCACCGGCGGCCCCGAGGCGGAGATCTGGTACGGCGACCACCCGGGCAACCCGTCACTCGTCACGGGCGGCTCGGGACAGACTCTGGATGTCGCCCTCGCCGCGGCGGGGGAGCAGCCTCTTCCCTACCTTCTGAAGCTCCTCGCGGCCGGGTCGTCGCTGTCGATCCAGGCCCACCCGACGAAGGCTCAGGCCGAGGAGGGATTCGCGCGCGAAGAGGCGGCCGGCATCGCCCGCGACGCCGCCGATCGGCTCTACCGAGACGACAACCACAAGCCCGAGATCATCGTCGCCCTCAGCGACGAGTTCCACGCGCTCGTCGGCATCCGCGAGCTGGGAACGACGCGTCGGCTCCTCCACGTGCTCCTCGACGCACAAGGTGAGACCGGCGGTGCACTCGCGCATCTCGACGCCCTCCTGTCGACCGAGGACGAGACCGCGGTCCGCAACGCATTGGAGTGGGCGCTGACCGAGGCATCCGCCGCCGACGTCGCGCAGTTGACGGCGGCCCTCGACACCGCCACGGGCGACTCGTTCGCCGCCGAGGTCGCCTCGCTGCGCGTCGCAGCCGGCGACTTCCCCGGTGACGCGGGCCTGTTCGTCGCGCTCCTGATGAACCTCGTGGTCCTGCGCCGCGGCGAAGCGCTGTTCGCGCCCGCCGGCGTTCTGCACGCGTACCAGTCCGGCCTCGGCGTCGAGCTGATGGCGGCGAGCGACAACGTGCTCCGCGGCGGCCTCACCCCCAAGCACGTCGACGTGCCCGAGCTGCTGCGCGTCCTCGACCCCGCGACCGGGCCTGCACCCCTGGTCGAGCCGCAGGTGCTCGAGCCCGGCGTCGAGCTGTTCGCCCCGCCGGTGCCCGATTTCGCCCTGGTGCGCGCCGAGCTCGAGGGTGAGGGGCACCGGATCGCACGGCGCGGCCCGGCCATCGTCCTCGCGACCGTCGGTCGAGTCACGGTCGCCTCCGCAGGCGAGTCCGTGCTGCTCGCGCCCGGTGAGGCTGTGTACGTCGGGGGAGCGGACGACGACCTCGTCCTCACCGGCGCCGGCGAGGCCTTCGTCGCCCAGCCCGGCGCACCGATCTGA
- a CDS encoding O-antigen ligase family protein — MPVHTNHPVAAPPSAPIREKTGQLLLRGWCVFVMAAALGGTSWLMAVGVTGAGIVAVGSTLVSLALWVRLRPEVQWRRLPWFALLYVAWAVASLTWTAYPDATMLTLVLLLSTTAQAMFVGSVLTWREIVRAMASALKWILGLSIAFELWVALVWGGPILPGFERPSGHVEFAVVFWSRDHLFDGDRIQGLFGDANSLAYVSLLAMIVFAVRYASRAHRRGTLIAWFALAAFLFWRASSATATLAAVGVLLVFAAIVLMRGAQTPRERARWYALFSTVGVLFIGVLFWGRQWVFSLLDRSSDLSGRERIWGEVWERAVQHPLHGWGFSTPWVPTDPQFDGWIVDQGETVMQAHNMWVDIFFQLGAVGVFCTALTTLAFTWRSWFFAVDRPRWDLVATRPYSPVTLVSALTATVLLVQGLSESSPLMGWGWFFLILLAFKIKQAPLIGRGPTEQRLVAEQGEPAAAAR, encoded by the coding sequence ATGCCCGTGCATACCAACCACCCCGTCGCGGCGCCGCCGTCCGCTCCGATCCGCGAGAAGACCGGGCAGCTGCTGCTTCGTGGATGGTGCGTCTTCGTCATGGCGGCCGCACTCGGTGGGACCTCGTGGCTGATGGCCGTGGGGGTCACCGGCGCCGGAATCGTCGCCGTCGGATCCACTCTCGTCTCGCTGGCGCTGTGGGTGCGACTGCGCCCCGAGGTGCAGTGGCGCCGCCTGCCCTGGTTCGCGCTGCTGTACGTGGCCTGGGCGGTCGCATCCCTCACCTGGACGGCGTACCCGGATGCCACCATGCTGACCCTCGTGCTGCTGCTGTCGACAACGGCGCAGGCGATGTTCGTCGGCTCGGTGCTGACGTGGCGCGAGATCGTGCGCGCGATGGCATCCGCCCTCAAATGGATCCTCGGACTGTCGATCGCCTTCGAGCTGTGGGTCGCCCTCGTCTGGGGCGGACCCATCCTGCCCGGCTTCGAGCGCCCGAGCGGTCACGTGGAGTTCGCCGTCGTCTTCTGGTCGCGAGATCACCTGTTCGACGGAGACCGCATCCAGGGGCTGTTCGGCGATGCCAACTCGCTCGCGTATGTCTCGCTGCTCGCCATGATCGTGTTCGCCGTGCGGTACGCCTCGCGCGCGCATCGGCGTGGCACGCTGATCGCATGGTTCGCTCTCGCCGCGTTCCTGTTCTGGCGCGCGAGTTCGGCGACCGCCACGCTCGCCGCGGTCGGTGTGCTCCTCGTCTTCGCCGCGATCGTGCTCATGCGCGGAGCCCAGACGCCGCGGGAGCGCGCGCGCTGGTACGCCCTCTTCTCGACGGTCGGCGTGCTCTTCATCGGCGTGCTCTTCTGGGGCCGACAGTGGGTGTTCTCGCTGTTGGATCGATCGTCCGACCTCAGCGGGCGCGAACGCATCTGGGGAGAGGTGTGGGAACGCGCCGTCCAGCACCCCCTGCACGGCTGGGGCTTCTCGACACCGTGGGTTCCGACCGATCCGCAGTTCGACGGCTGGATCGTCGATCAAGGCGAGACGGTGATGCAGGCGCACAACATGTGGGTCGACATCTTCTTCCAGCTCGGCGCCGTGGGCGTCTTCTGCACGGCTCTGACGACCCTCGCGTTCACCTGGCGATCCTGGTTCTTCGCCGTCGACCGCCCCCGCTGGGACCTCGTCGCGACGCGCCCGTACTCGCCCGTCACGCTCGTGTCGGCGTTGACCGCCACGGTGCTGCTCGTGCAGGGGCTCAGCGAGTCGTCGCCGCTCATGGGCTGGGGCTGGTTCTTCCTGATCCTCCTCGCCTTCAAGATCAAGCAGGCCCCGCTGATCGGCCGCGGACCGACCGAACAGAGGCTCGTCGCCGAGCAGGGCGAACCGGCCGCTGCGGCGCGCTGA
- a CDS encoding glycosyltransferase, whose product MSLPSSSPSPSDDATASTVQPPADGQPFDPATATIAIVTYNRSALLTRLLDSITAMDPKPGHVVIVDNASSDNTTELVESYRDRLGTELVYRRLDTNTGGSGGFSEGMRVAYELGSTWIWVMDDDVEVMPDGLARMGAWAPRFKSIQGRRYDFDGSEFYWQYRIAERMGIPIPFAPSGFDASGYKEMNSGCFEGMFIHRDIVGQIGLPDPRFFIYWDDQTYGWLASRVTTSVIVNEFVLRRTREIKQWDMGIRHMNASSDAYRYYIMRNRAIIKRYYRAAGVYNPVLFGLGTTLTFGKELIRLLLVERTVRGTSNLFRGLSDGRKIAKDASWQPMPPLVAGD is encoded by the coding sequence ATGTCGCTCCCTTCTTCTTCGCCGTCCCCCTCCGACGACGCCACCGCTTCTACCGTGCAGCCCCCCGCCGACGGGCAGCCGTTCGACCCCGCAACGGCGACGATCGCGATCGTGACGTACAACCGCTCGGCGCTGCTCACCCGCCTGCTCGACAGCATCACGGCGATGGATCCGAAGCCCGGTCACGTCGTCATCGTCGACAACGCGTCGAGCGACAACACGACCGAGCTGGTCGAGTCGTACCGAGACCGCCTCGGCACTGAGCTCGTCTACCGACGCCTCGACACCAACACCGGTGGGTCGGGCGGTTTCAGTGAGGGCATGCGCGTCGCGTACGAGCTCGGCTCGACGTGGATCTGGGTGATGGACGATGACGTCGAGGTCATGCCCGACGGCCTCGCGCGCATGGGCGCGTGGGCGCCCCGCTTCAAGTCGATCCAGGGCCGGCGCTACGACTTCGACGGCAGCGAGTTCTATTGGCAGTACCGCATCGCCGAACGCATGGGCATTCCCATCCCGTTCGCGCCGAGCGGCTTCGACGCCTCGGGATACAAGGAGATGAACTCCGGATGCTTCGAGGGCATGTTCATCCACCGCGACATCGTCGGGCAGATCGGTCTGCCCGATCCGCGGTTCTTCATCTATTGGGACGACCAGACTTACGGCTGGCTGGCCTCTCGCGTGACCACCTCGGTGATCGTGAACGAGTTCGTGCTGCGGCGCACGCGCGAGATCAAGCAGTGGGACATGGGCATCCGTCACATGAACGCGTCGAGCGACGCGTACCGGTACTACATCATGCGCAACCGCGCGATCATCAAGCGCTACTACCGTGCAGCCGGCGTCTACAACCCGGTGCTGTTCGGCCTGGGAACGACCCTCACCTTCGGCAAGGAGCTCATTCGACTGCTCCTCGTCGAGCGCACCGTTCGCGGCACGTCGAACCTCTTCCGGGGGCTGAGCGACGGACGCAAGATCGCGAAGGATGCCTCATGGCAGCCGATGCCGCCGCTGGTGGCCGGCGACTGA
- a CDS encoding acyltransferase, with translation MVQREAVCDTWGFERPALGTQQNGAAIIAGRVGWMDFLRGVAILLVLLHHAIDLAAMFSGVAPPDAVMIIDVGALPYRMPLLVFLSGMLLPRSLEASPGRYYLGKLRRIVWPSFVWVLAYGAVAGMEQLSSWKLWLGGTWLWFLCYLAVFYAIAPLLRRAPAWLAPAAAWGASVLAPSTHWTQFFFLAAFFFAGDAIWRVRRYLQAWDRPRWRWPAAAVALGYAAFYVAQIYDERVPMIFGHFDPLVAPIVLVAIGGLIVTARAVPNVATPWTRFLGRNSIVYYVSHFPLQIAWTMWLGSHEVWAWEWHILGGVALSLAVGSALVFLRARSSLVEALFVLPLPARWVNRVALIRSSQQRVT, from the coding sequence GTGGTCCAACGAGAAGCCGTGTGCGATACTTGGGGATTCGAACGGCCGGCGCTCGGCACCCAGCAGAATGGAGCGGCGATCATCGCAGGCAGGGTGGGATGGATGGACTTCCTCCGAGGAGTGGCGATCCTACTGGTCTTGCTGCATCACGCGATCGATCTTGCGGCGATGTTCTCGGGCGTGGCCCCGCCGGACGCTGTGATGATCATCGATGTGGGTGCGCTTCCTTACAGGATGCCTCTTCTGGTCTTCCTCTCAGGGATGCTGTTGCCCCGGTCTCTAGAAGCATCTCCAGGGCGCTACTACCTCGGTAAACTACGGCGAATCGTCTGGCCAAGCTTCGTCTGGGTACTCGCCTACGGAGCAGTCGCAGGCATGGAACAGCTGAGTTCGTGGAAGCTCTGGCTCGGCGGAACGTGGCTGTGGTTCCTGTGCTATCTCGCTGTGTTCTATGCCATAGCGCCATTGCTTCGCCGCGCGCCCGCGTGGCTGGCACCCGCTGCTGCATGGGGCGCATCCGTGCTTGCACCTTCAACGCATTGGACGCAGTTCTTCTTCCTTGCCGCATTCTTTTTCGCAGGAGACGCGATTTGGCGTGTTCGGCGCTATCTACAAGCGTGGGATCGGCCTCGCTGGCGGTGGCCAGCGGCGGCAGTTGCGTTGGGATACGCAGCCTTCTACGTCGCCCAGATTTACGATGAGCGCGTGCCGATGATCTTCGGTCATTTCGATCCGTTGGTCGCTCCCATCGTCCTCGTGGCGATAGGGGGCCTCATCGTTACGGCGCGCGCTGTCCCGAATGTCGCGACGCCCTGGACTCGATTCTTGGGCCGAAACTCCATCGTCTACTATGTCAGCCATTTCCCCTTGCAAATCGCCTGGACGATGTGGCTCGGTTCACATGAGGTGTGGGCGTGGGAATGGCACATCCTCGGAGGGGTCGCCCTGTCGTTGGCAGTCGGAAGCGCGCTAGTCTTCCTTCGCGCGCGCAGCTCGCTTGTAGAGGCACTTTTCGTGCTTCCTTTACCAGCCCGATGGGTCAATCGGGTGGCTTTGATTCGCTCGAGTCAGCAACGGGTGACGTGA
- a CDS encoding IS5 family transposase → MAPTEISDEVWAVIGPLFPVPKATGRPPLERRAVVEATAWRYRTGAPWREVPERFGNWNTIYKKFNRWSEQGVWARVLEKVQSLTHQRGELDWVASIDSTIVRVHQHGATLRRDTGGSVELQEVRAGAS, encoded by the coding sequence GTGGCGCCTACTGAGATCTCCGATGAGGTGTGGGCTGTGATCGGCCCGTTGTTCCCTGTTCCGAAGGCGACGGGCAGGCCGCCGCTGGAGCGCCGTGCGGTGGTGGAGGCGACCGCATGGCGGTATCGGACGGGGGCTCCGTGGCGGGAGGTGCCGGAGCGGTTCGGGAACTGGAACACGATCTACAAGAAGTTCAACCGGTGGTCCGAGCAGGGCGTCTGGGCGCGCGTGCTCGAGAAGGTCCAGTCCCTCACGCATCAACGCGGCGAGTTGGACTGGGTGGCGTCGATCGACTCGACGATCGTGCGCGTGCATCAGCACGGCGCGACCCTCCGCCGGGACACAGGGGGCTCGGTCGAACTACAAGAAGTTCGGGCCGGAGCCTCCTGA
- a CDS encoding IS5 family transposase yields the protein MSTARPSAGTQGARSNYKKFGPEPPDHAIGRSRGGLTTKNHLVCDGRGRALAFVLTPGQAADTSMLIDTLSEVRVAGRTGRPRSRPDRLLADKGYPSKANRAWLREHDIAATIPERDDQIAHRRKNPGRPIDFGREQKERYKGRNVVERCFNRLKQWRGIAMRSDKTARNYHSAICLAATLQWV from the coding sequence ATCAGCACGGCGCGACCCTCCGCCGGGACACAGGGGGCTCGGTCGAACTACAAGAAGTTCGGGCCGGAGCCTCCTGACCACGCGATCGGCCGCTCCCGCGGCGGGTTGACGACGAAGAACCATCTGGTCTGCGACGGGAGAGGCCGGGCTCTCGCGTTTGTGCTGACGCCGGGGCAGGCGGCGGACACGAGCATGCTGATCGACACGCTCTCCGAGGTCCGCGTAGCCGGCCGCACCGGCAGGCCGAGGTCGCGGCCGGACCGGCTGCTCGCGGACAAGGGCTACCCGTCGAAGGCGAACCGGGCCTGGCTGCGTGAGCACGACATCGCCGCCACGATCCCCGAACGCGACGACCAGATCGCCCACCGTCGGAAGAACCCCGGCCGTCCGATCGACTTCGGCCGCGAGCAGAAGGAACGCTACAAGGGCCGCAACGTCGTCGAACGCTGCTTCAACAGGCTCAAGCAGTGGCGCGGTATCGCGATGCGCTCAGACAAGACCGCCCGGAACTACCACTCCGCGATCTGCCTCGCCGCGACCCTCCAATGGGTTTAG
- the glf gene encoding UDP-galactopyranose mutase, whose protein sequence is MDLLIVGSGFFGLTIAERAAAAGRSVTIIDRRHHLGGNAYSENEPVTGIEVHRYGAHLFHTSNRAVWEYVNRFTSFTNYVHRVYTNHKGVVFPLPINLGTINQFFRAAYSPDEARELVHGLAGEFDSRSAQNLEERAIGLIGRPLYEAFIRDYTAKQWQTDPKDLPPEIISRLPVRYTYDNRYFNDTWEGLPSDGYTAWLERMADHPRIDVRLSTDYFDLSQPLNKRSTVGQVPVVYTGAVDRYFDFSEGELSWRTLDFEEEVLDVGDYQGTSVMNYADADTPFTRIHEFRHFHPERADRYPDDKTVIMREYSRFASRADEPYYPVNTPLDRQRLIAYRDLARGEAGVYFGGRLGTYQYLDMHMAIGSALSMWSNQLA, encoded by the coding sequence ATGGATCTCCTCATCGTCGGATCTGGCTTCTTCGGCCTCACCATTGCGGAGCGTGCCGCCGCAGCGGGCCGCTCGGTTACGATCATCGATCGCCGCCATCACCTCGGCGGCAATGCCTACAGCGAGAACGAACCCGTCACGGGGATCGAGGTTCATCGGTACGGGGCGCATCTTTTTCACACTTCCAATCGGGCAGTGTGGGAGTACGTCAACAGGTTCACATCGTTCACGAACTACGTGCATCGGGTGTATACGAACCACAAAGGCGTCGTCTTTCCCCTGCCGATCAACCTCGGCACGATCAATCAGTTCTTTCGTGCCGCCTATTCGCCAGATGAGGCGCGCGAGCTCGTCCACGGGCTCGCAGGCGAGTTCGACTCGCGCTCCGCGCAGAACCTGGAGGAGCGCGCGATCGGCCTTATCGGTAGGCCGCTCTACGAGGCGTTCATCCGGGACTACACGGCGAAGCAGTGGCAAACCGACCCGAAGGATCTCCCCCCGGAGATCATCAGCAGACTTCCTGTCCGCTATACGTACGACAACCGGTATTTCAACGATACGTGGGAGGGGCTTCCCTCGGACGGGTACACCGCATGGCTCGAGCGTATGGCTGACCATCCACGAATTGACGTTCGCCTCTCGACCGACTACTTCGACCTATCGCAACCACTCAACAAGCGCTCCACGGTCGGGCAGGTCCCCGTCGTCTACACCGGAGCGGTCGACCGTTATTTCGATTTCTCCGAGGGTGAGTTGTCCTGGCGCACGCTGGATTTCGAAGAGGAAGTGCTCGACGTCGGCGACTACCAGGGCACTAGCGTCATGAACTACGCAGACGCCGACACCCCCTTCACGCGCATCCATGAGTTCCGGCATTTCCACCCCGAGCGTGCGGATCGGTACCCCGATGATAAGACGGTAATCATGCGCGAGTACTCACGATTCGCGTCGCGTGCGGACGAGCCCTATTATCCGGTGAACACTCCTCTCGATCGGCAGCGGCTGATCGCGTATCGCGATCTCGCCAGGGGAGAGGCTGGGGTGTACTTCGGTGGACGGCTCGGCACCTATCAGTATCTTGACATGCACATGGCGATCGGGTCGGCACTGTCGATGTGGAGCAATCAACTGGCTTGA
- a CDS encoding GtrA family protein — translation MSERSGLEGLIKRTGAFLAVGGVAFVVDAVVFNLLVFGVGGGGPMHELPVPAKMIAIVVATVVTYVGNRYWTFGTRSIERKASRYVIFIVLNIIAMLLQLGCLAFSRYVLGLEGPVADNVAGTFVGQAVATVFRFFTYDRWVFPDKGTAGRAALESG, via the coding sequence ATGTCAGAACGGTCCGGGCTTGAGGGCCTCATCAAGCGCACCGGGGCGTTCCTTGCGGTCGGTGGTGTCGCATTCGTCGTGGACGCCGTCGTTTTCAATCTGCTGGTGTTCGGCGTCGGAGGGGGCGGTCCGATGCACGAGCTCCCGGTGCCAGCCAAGATGATAGCCATCGTCGTCGCCACGGTTGTCACCTACGTCGGGAATCGCTACTGGACGTTCGGTACCCGGTCGATTGAGCGCAAGGCCTCGCGTTATGTCATCTTCATCGTGCTAAACATCATCGCGATGTTGCTGCAGCTGGGCTGCCTGGCGTTTTCCCGCTATGTCCTCGGGCTGGAGGGGCCCGTCGCCGACAACGTTGCGGGCACCTTCGTCGGGCAGGCGGTCGCGACGGTGTTCCGGTTCTTCACCTACGACCGATGGGTGTTCCCAGACAAAGGCACCGCGGGCCGCGCGGCGCTCGAATCGGGTTGA